From one Mycobacterium colombiense CECT 3035 genomic stretch:
- a CDS encoding xylulokinase, translated as MTLVAGIDSSTQSCKVLVCDAATGRVVREGHADHPPGTEIDPAAWEIAAREAIAKAGGLDGVDAIAVGAQQHGMVCLDAAGQVVRPALLWNDVRSADAARALVDELGGAGAWARAVGVVPLAAITVAKLRWLADHEPRHADRTAAVCLPHDWLTWRLRGETDVAALTTDRSDASGTGYYDAATGAYRVDLLELALRGRRPHLPTVLHPSGRTHCGTTVFGAGLGDNAAAALGLGADEGDVIVSIGTSGVVAAVTADPVRDDAGFVAGFADGTGRYLPLVCTLNGARVLQAAAAMLQVDQDELSRLALSAPPGSAGLVLVPYLEGERTPNRPNATGALHGLRVANATPANLARAAVEGLLCSLADGVAHLAAHGVVARRILLVGGGAQSRALRAIAPTVFGMPVLAPAPAQYVALGAARQAAWALSGAARPPAWNPPPTDEYTADPAPEVPARYARVRDLTEGVSVGREAGETPKGPGISR; from the coding sequence ATGACCCTGGTCGCCGGCATCGACTCCTCGACCCAGTCCTGCAAGGTGCTGGTGTGCGATGCCGCCACGGGCCGGGTGGTGCGCGAGGGACACGCCGATCACCCGCCCGGCACCGAGATCGACCCGGCCGCATGGGAAATCGCCGCTCGAGAAGCGATCGCCAAGGCGGGCGGGCTGGACGGCGTCGACGCGATCGCCGTCGGCGCACAACAGCACGGCATGGTGTGCCTGGACGCGGCCGGACAGGTGGTGCGCCCCGCGCTGCTGTGGAACGACGTGCGATCGGCCGACGCCGCGCGCGCACTCGTCGACGAGCTGGGCGGCGCTGGGGCCTGGGCCCGGGCCGTCGGCGTGGTGCCGCTGGCCGCGATCACGGTGGCGAAACTGCGCTGGCTGGCCGACCACGAGCCACGCCACGCTGACCGCACCGCGGCGGTGTGCCTGCCGCACGATTGGCTGACCTGGCGGCTGCGCGGCGAGACGGACGTCGCGGCGCTGACCACCGACCGCAGCGACGCCAGCGGCACCGGCTACTACGACGCCGCGACGGGCGCCTACCGTGTCGATCTGCTGGAACTGGCGCTGCGCGGGCGTCGCCCTCACCTGCCGACCGTGCTGCACCCGTCGGGCCGAACGCATTGTGGCACAACAGTATTCGGTGCTGGACTGGGTGACAACGCCGCCGCGGCGCTGGGCTTGGGCGCCGACGAGGGCGACGTGATCGTCTCGATCGGGACCTCGGGGGTGGTGGCCGCCGTCACCGCGGATCCGGTCCGCGACGACGCGGGATTCGTCGCCGGATTCGCCGACGGCACCGGCCGCTATCTCCCCCTGGTGTGCACCCTCAACGGCGCGCGGGTGCTTCAGGCCGCCGCGGCGATGCTACAAGTCGACCAGGACGAGCTGTCCCGGCTCGCGCTGTCGGCGCCGCCGGGCAGCGCGGGGCTGGTACTGGTTCCGTATCTGGAGGGTGAACGAACTCCCAACCGGCCCAACGCAACCGGTGCACTGCACGGCCTGCGCGTGGCCAATGCGACCCCGGCCAACCTGGCCCGGGCCGCCGTGGAGGGACTGCTGTGCTCGCTCGCGGACGGCGTCGCGCATCTGGCGGCGCACGGCGTCGTCGCGCGGCGCATCCTGCTGGTCGGCGGCGGCGCACAGTCCCGGGCCCTGCGCGCGATCGCGCCTACGGTCTTCGGCATGCCGGTGTTGGCACCGGCGCCGGCGCAGTACGTCGCGCTGGGCGCGGCGCGGCAGGCGGCGTGGGCGCTGAGCGGAGCGGCGCGGCCGCCCGCGTGGAATCCGCCGCCGACGGACGAATACACCGCCGACCCCGCGCCCGAGGTGCCGGCGCGCTACGCGCGGGTGCGCGACCTCACCGAGGGGGTCAGCGTTGGTCGGGAAGCGGGCGAAACACCGA
- a CDS encoding mannitol dehydrogenase family protein has protein sequence MKLNARNLAGLEIPVPTYDRSQIGIGIAHFGVGGFHRSHQAMYIDRLLSDGLARDFGICGIGVLPNDERMRDALRGQDHLYTLILAHPDGTRQPRVIGSIVDYRYAPDDPESVIALLADPATRIISLTITEGGYQPPLSAVFGLVTEACNRRRERGLPSPTIVSCDNIAGNGDVARRVFTSYAERINPGLAQWMREKTTFPNSMVDRITPVTTPDVLTRLDSEFGVADAWPVIAEPFAMWVIEDNFADGRPPLDRAGVQLVDDVAPYEAMKLRLLNAGHQGLCYFAYLCGYRLVHDAARDPLIADFLARYMDSEATPTLQRVPGLDEFRGALLPRFANAYIRDTVARLCAESSDRIPKWLLPVVRDNLRCGGPVRLSAAIVASWARYAEGVDEEGQPIQVVDRLADTLVPLARSQRDDPVAFLANRSVFGDLVDDERFREAYLCALDSLHRHGARATLRALLGAGGS, from the coding sequence GTGAAGCTGAACGCACGGAACCTGGCCGGCCTCGAGATCCCGGTCCCGACGTATGACCGCAGCCAAATCGGCATCGGCATAGCGCATTTCGGTGTGGGTGGCTTCCACCGTTCGCACCAGGCCATGTACATCGACCGGCTGCTGAGCGACGGGCTGGCCCGCGACTTCGGGATCTGCGGAATCGGTGTGCTGCCGAACGATGAGCGCATGCGCGACGCGCTGCGCGGCCAGGACCACCTGTACACGCTGATCCTCGCGCACCCCGACGGCACCCGGCAACCGCGGGTGATCGGCTCCATCGTCGACTACCGTTATGCGCCTGACGATCCCGAATCGGTGATCGCGCTGCTGGCGGATCCGGCCACCCGCATCATCTCGCTCACCATCACCGAGGGCGGCTATCAACCACCGCTCAGCGCGGTGTTCGGGTTGGTGACCGAGGCGTGCAACCGGCGCCGCGAGCGCGGCCTGCCCTCCCCCACGATCGTCTCCTGCGACAACATCGCCGGGAACGGCGACGTGGCTCGGCGCGTCTTCACGTCGTACGCCGAGCGCATCAATCCCGGACTCGCGCAATGGATGCGCGAGAAGACCACGTTTCCCAATTCGATGGTCGACCGGATCACACCGGTCACCACGCCCGACGTGCTGACGCGGCTGGACTCCGAGTTCGGGGTGGCCGACGCCTGGCCCGTGATCGCGGAACCCTTCGCCATGTGGGTGATCGAGGACAACTTCGCCGACGGGCGACCACCGCTGGACCGAGCCGGGGTGCAACTCGTCGACGACGTGGCGCCGTATGAGGCGATGAAGTTGCGGTTGCTCAACGCCGGGCATCAGGGCCTGTGCTATTTCGCGTACCTCTGCGGCTACCGGCTGGTGCATGACGCCGCCCGGGATCCGTTGATCGCCGATTTCCTTGCCCGCTACATGGATTCGGAGGCCACACCGACGCTGCAGCGCGTCCCGGGGCTGGACGAATTCCGGGGCGCGCTGCTGCCGCGCTTCGCCAACGCCTACATCCGCGACACCGTGGCCAGGTTGTGCGCCGAATCCTCGGACCGCATCCCGAAGTGGTTGTTGCCCGTGGTGCGCGACAACCTGCGCTGCGGCGGCCCGGTGCGGCTGTCCGCGGCGATCGTCGCGAGCTGGGCCCGCTACGCCGAGGGCGTCGACGAAGAGGGCCAACCGATCCAGGTGGTGGACCGGCTCGCCGACACCCTGGTCCCGCTCGCCCGCTCGCAGCGCGATGACCCGGTCGCATTCCTGGCCAACCGTTCGGTATTCGGTGACCTCGTCGACGACGAGCGGTTCCGCGAGGCCTACCTGTGTGCGCTGGATTCGCTGCACCGGCACGGTGCGCGCGCAACGCTTCGGGCGCTGCTCGGGGCCGGCGGATCATGA
- a CDS encoding DUF732 domain-containing protein — MAAGRLFGRFMGAALASGPLLFAGVLCAGPARADQAAFLNDLHGAGIHAVNGGDPELLQMGADLCQQLSWGASPQQLEGLALQRSDADQGTGGINGRQAADVVIFALRDLCPNA; from the coding sequence ATGGCGGCAGGCAGGCTATTTGGCCGGTTCATGGGCGCGGCGCTGGCGAGCGGCCCACTTCTGTTCGCCGGGGTCCTCTGCGCCGGCCCGGCGCGGGCCGACCAGGCCGCCTTCCTCAACGACCTGCACGGCGCCGGGATCCACGCCGTCAACGGCGGCGACCCGGAGTTGTTGCAGATGGGCGCGGACCTGTGCCAGCAGCTGTCGTGGGGCGCCTCACCGCAACAGCTGGAGGGTTTGGCGCTGCAACGCTCCGACGCCGACCAGGGCACCGGCGGGATCAACGGCCGGCAGGCCGCCGACGTGGTGATCTTCGCGCTGCGCGATCTGTGCCCCAACGCCTGA
- a CDS encoding DUF732 domain-containing protein, producing MSSRRFATGFVGSALLGGPLLAGLIWAGPAQADAAGFLNDMHRDGIHAVSGGDAALLQAGLNVCQQLSWGAPESQLEGLALQRSDERQGAGGLSPQQANDIVGYAERDLCPGA from the coding sequence ATGTCATCACGTCGTTTCGCCACCGGGTTCGTCGGTTCTGCCCTCCTCGGTGGCCCACTTCTGGCCGGCCTGATCTGGGCGGGCCCCGCGCAGGCGGACGCGGCCGGTTTCCTCAACGACATGCACAGGGACGGGATCCACGCCGTCTCCGGCGGCGACGCGGCGCTGCTGCAGGCCGGGCTGAACGTGTGCCAGCAGCTGTCGTGGGGCGCTCCCGAATCCCAGCTCGAGGGCTTGGCGCTGCAACGCTCCGACGAGCGGCAGGGCGCCGGCGGGCTGTCTCCGCAGCAGGCCAACGACATCGTCGGCTACGCCGAACGTGATCTCTGCCCCGGCGCGTGA